A single region of the Podospora pseudopauciseta strain CBS 411.78 chromosome 1, whole genome shotgun sequence genome encodes:
- a CDS encoding hypothetical protein (COG:L; EggNog:ENOG503NWK8): MTRFCSFPKPMAILRHVLRVLIPVSIALTIYLYLYPVFGACAFPLPPSSSSETRSPFLETAKSHWVPAFLANATATATATAINSSIEEPPAPALPSKKAPFRLLTLGDPQLEGSTSIPIEYLGVFPHAKSLVRNFKLSRLGIKQALHDVVDILLEDTFNFFESVRKIIDLFGNDFYLAHIYRSVHWWTRPTHVTVLGDLVGSQWLNEAEFTKRANRYWNRVFRGAEKVPNSLQAYPAEEYDLSGYLSRFDNDTTWARRIINVAGNHDIGYAGDITTNLTARFEKAFGKINYELRFELPLPEGFDSKTLYDPDTNTESTRLIPELRLVVLNDMNLDTPALSTQLQDDTYTFINNVINTAAAVEFEGHYTVILTHIPLYKPTGVCVDQPFFEFHSHDGTLKEQNQLSVAASKGFLEGILGMSASSSAPGGGKGRRGIILNGHDHAGCDTYHYVNQTAEGGELEWQVKRWRQAVREKTVGKEAEGVPGVREITVRSMMGDFGGNAGLLSIWFDEESWQWKADYDTCPLGTQHLWWLVHILDLIAVVGLVVYIACGALKVVGLDVDGLFWGSSKASAKMPAATTQTEKARAQPKSG; the protein is encoded by the coding sequence ATGACGCGATTCTGCAGCTTCCCAAAGCCGATGGCGATTCTTCGCCATGTCTTGCGCGTCCTCATTCCCGTCTCCATCGCCCTGACGATTTATCTCTACCTGTACCCAGTTTTTGGCGCCTGCGCATTTCCGCTGCCgccgtcttcgtcgtcggaaACACGGTCGCCTTTCCTCGAAACGGCCAAATCCCACTGGGTCCCCGCTTTTCTCGCCAATGCGAcggcgacagcgacagcgacagcgatCAACTCGAGCATCGAGGAACCTCCCGCCCCGGCGCTCCCCTCGAAAAAAGCCCCTTTCCGTCTCCTGACCCTCGGCGATCCGCAGTTGGAGGGTTCTACCTCGATTCCGATTGAATACCTCGGCGTTTTCCCCCATGCGAAATCTCTCGTTCGCAACTTTAAGCTGTCGCGACTCGGCATCAAGCAAGCCCTCCACGATGTTGTCGATATTCTGCTAGAGGACACCTTCAACTTTTTTGAGTCGGTCCGCAAGATCATCGACCTGTTCGGCAACGATTTTTACCTTGCCCACATCTATCGGTCTGTCCACTGGTGGACTCGCCCCACACACGTAACGGTATTGGGCGATCTTGTCGGTAGCCAGTGGCTCAACGAGGCCGAGTTCACCAAGCGCGCGAACCGATACTGGAACCGTGTCTTTCGCGGCGCAGAAAAGGTGCCCAATTCTCTGCAGGCGTATCCGGCCGAGGAGTACGATCTGTCCGGGTACCTCTCCCGCTTTGACAATGACACCACCTGGGCCAGGCGCATCATCAACGTGGCGGGCAACCACGACATTGGCTATGCGGGAGACATCACCACGAATCTGACGGCGCGCTTCGAGAAGGCGTTTGGAAAGATCAACTACGAGCTGCGGTTTGAGCTGCCCCTGCCCGAAGGTTTTGACAGCAAGACTCTATATGATCccgacaccaacaccgagTCCACCAGGCTGATCCCTGAGCTGAGATTGGTGGTGCTCAACGACATGAACCTCGACACCCCGGCGCTCTCGACCCAACTGCAAGATGATACTTATACCTTTATCAACAATGTCATCAACACCGCAGCCGCAGTCGAGTTTGAGGGGCACTATACCGTGATTTTGACCCACATCCCGCTGTACAAACCAACCGGTGTCTGCGTCGACCAGCCCTTTTTCGAATTCCACTCGCACGACGGGACTCTGAAGGAGCAAAACCAGCTCAGTGTTGCCGCGTCAAAAGGCTTTCTGGAAGGAATCTTGGGCATGTCGGCTTCTTCCAGTGCCCCGGGCGGCGGCAAGGGGAGAAGAGGCATTATTCTCAACGGCCACGACCATGCTGGATGTGACACGTACCATTATGTGAACCAGACGGCCGAGGGTGGAGAGTTGGAGTGGCAGGTGAAGCGGTGGAGGCAAGCGGTGAGGGAAAAGACGGTGGGAAAAGAAGCGGAGGGTGTCCCGGGCGTCAGAGAGATCACCGTCAGGAGCATGATGGGAGACTTTGGCGGAAACGCAGGCTTGTTGAGCATCTGGTTTGACGAGGAGAGCTGGCAGTGGAAGGCCGACTACGACACCTGCCCGCTGGGGACGCAGCACCTGTGGTGGCTGGTGCACATTCTGGATCTCATCGCTgttgttgggctggtggtgtacATTGCCTGCGGAGCTCTCAAGGTGGTGGGATTGGATGTTGATGGTCTGTTTTGGGGATCAAGCAAAGCATCAGCCAAGATGCCAGCGGCAACTACACAAACCGAAAAGGCCCGAGCACAGCCCAAATCTGGGTAG
- the TIM50 gene encoding mitochondrial inner membrane protein required for protein import (BUSCO:EOG09262QRH; EggNog:ENOG503NW4Q; COG:U), whose product MMLARAAARPVAGARAAAFAASSALPRQTLPAVWARGMAKDNKSRFNAPKKSPSQKAAAEQQQQPKQPDAPPSPPPPPPPPSSAAETEAKSTTPQEQEPEEPIPDLSKLPDLTQGIPSTLEYERAGATDKSTIGDEAASEAEAAGAGSGGDGGGSGGRKRPKGELPASAYVSSSERKRKWWTYFALASAGLGAVGGTVYLGREWSEEELAKNPSVGNGWSLGLWWKRAVSRMTETVTYYQEPSFEKLLPDPDPSFERPYTLCISLEDMLIHSEWSREHGWRVAKRPGVDYFLHYLSQYYEIVLFTTVPWGTGEPLVRKLDPYRFIMWPLFREATKYKDGEIIKDLSYLNRDLSKVIIIDTEAKHVRAQPENAIILPKWKGNPKDKDLVDLVPFLEFIHTMQYDDVRKVLKSFEGKNIPVEFARREALARAEHQRRLGANKVKASGGGIGWLSSHLGLKPSNMSLMVTEGEENPTEAFAKGKMLQDIARERGMRNYLALEEEIRKNGEKWLKEEQELQEKMQKEAMKSMKSSMFSWFVKDEETSASSSTDSTSGPKTA is encoded by the exons ATGATGCTGGCACGAGCTGCTGCGCGCCCGGTTGCGGGTGCGAGAGCTGCGGCTTTTGCGGCGTCGTCGGCCCTCCCCCGCCAGACATTGCCGGCCGTATGGGCCCGAGGAATGGCCAAGGACAACAAGTCGAGGTTTAATGCTCCAAAAAAATCACCGTCACAAAAGGCCGCTGccgaacagcagcagcaaccaaaGCAACCAGAtgccccgccatcaccaccaccaccaccgccaccaccgtcgtCGGCCGCCGAGACAGAGGCCAAGTCAACCACACCCCAGGAACAGGAGCCCGAAGAGCCGATACCTGATCTGTCCAAGCTCCCAGACCTGACACAGGGCATCCCTTCGACTTTGGAATACGAACGGGCCGGTGCTACAGACAAGTCCACCATCGGAGACGAGGCGGCTTCGGAGGCCGAAGCGGCGGGTGCTgggagcggtggtgatgggggtggcaGCGGCGGGAGAAAGAGGCCAAAGGGTGAGCTTCCCGCTTCTGCCTATGTCTCGTCGTCGGAGCGCAAGCGGAAGTGGTGGACCTATTTCGCACTCGCCTCTGCTGGCTTGGGTGCTGTCGGAGGCACCGTGTATCTGGGCAGGGAATggagcgaggaggagctcgccAAAAACCCCAGTGTTGGCAACGGCTGGAGTCTGGGGCTCTGGTGGAAGCGCGCCGTGTCACGCATGACGGAGACTGTCACATACTATCAGGAGCCGTCATTTGAGAAGCTGCTCCCCGACCCTGACCCGTCCTTTGAACGTCCCTACACCTTGTGCATCAGTCTGGAGGATATGCTGATTCACAGCGAATGGAGTCGCGAGCATGGATGGCGTGTGGCAAAGCGGCCGGGCGTGGACTACTTTTTGCACTACCTCTCGCAGTACTACGAAATcgtcctcttcaccaccgtcCCCTGGGGCACCGGCGAACCGCTGGTGCGCAAACTGGATCCCTACCGTTTCATTATGTGGCCCCTCTTCCGTGAAGCCACAAAGTACAAGGATGGCGAGATCATCAAG GATTTGTCGTACCTCAACCGTGATCTGTCAAAGGTGATCATCATCGACACCGAAGCCAAGCACGTCCGTGCCCAGCCCGAGAacgccatcatcctccctaAGTGGAAGGGCAAccccaaggacaaggaccTGGTCGATCTCGTCCCCTTTTTGGAGTTTATTCACACCATGCAGTACGATGACGTCCGCAAAGTCCTCAAGTCGTTCGAGGGCAAGAACATTCCAGTCGAGTTTGCCCGCCGTGAGGCCCTCGCCCGCGCCGAGCATCAGCGCAGGCTGGGTGCCAACAAGGTTAAGGCCTCGGGCGGCGGCATCGGCTGGCTGAGCAGCCATCTCGGCCTCAAGCCAAGCAACATGAGCTTGATGGTGAcggagggtgaggagaaCCCCACCGAGGCGTTTGCCAAGGGCAAGATGCTGCAGGATATCGCGCGTGAGAGAGGCATGCGTAACTACTTggcgctggaggaggagatccgCAAGAATGGCGAGAAGTGGCTGAAGGAAGAGCAAGAGCTCCAGGAGAAGATGCAGAAGGAAGCCATGAAGAGCATGAAGTCGTCCATGTTCAGCTGGTTCGTCAAGGATGAGGAGACAtcagcctcatcctcaacagATAGCACTTCGGGGCCCAAGACGGCGTAG
- a CDS encoding hypothetical protein (EggNog:ENOG503P3FH) → MARRTTAKGPRARAIASSSLASSSARPTPVPSSDATPVSSTYPSTYASEAEHDLDDDMLKKMHGLTISDTPGHSITAAVVKKAEPKKPFRFLDLPPELRITIYGYYFADVDRVLDLDPANYKRIHKKLGLMRTCKTIYYEATHMFYSSRTFRLFPTHPGRYFKTKKPLLARLKPRQRNCLTSLELRLGPGWSKPPRGWVVNPALGLADCVNVRKLTVFVECDPSDGIFSGFRRHDGYYEGFSTSLLSSVLDEMPFIDCLTFDAWSSVKKSGAMMRALLELAYARGLSVRWGPERGWADFEDEVEAVPEGHVANNAMLSQAPLGIGVAVVA, encoded by the coding sequence ATGGCCCGCCGAACGACGGCAAAGGGCCCTCGTGCCCGCGCcattgcctcctcctctctcgcCTCGTCCTCCGCCCGCCCCACGCCGGTTCCTTCGAGCGACGCGACCCCGGTCAGCTCGACCTACCCATCTACTTATGCCTCCGAGGCAGAACACGACTTGGATGATGAcatgttgaagaagatgcACGGATTGACCATCTCCGATACGCCCGGCCATTCTATCACCGCGGCCGTGGTCAAGAAGGCCGAGCCAAAGAAGCCGTTCCGGTTCTTGGATCTGCCACCCGAGCTCCGGATCACCATTTATGGTTATTATTTTGCCGATGTCGACCGTGTTCTCGACCTTGATCCGGCAAATTACAAGCGCATCCACAAGAAGCTGGGCCTCATGCGCACATGCAAGACGATTTACTATGAGGCAACCCACATGTTTTACAGCAGCCGTACTTTCCGGCTGTTCCCTACGCATCCGGGCCGCTACTTCAAGACGAAGAAGCCTCTCCTTGCGCGCCTCAAACCACGTCAGCGTAACTGCTTGACATCCCTAGAGTTGCGGCTCGGCCCCGGCTGGAGCAAACCTCCCCGCGGATGGGTTGTGAACCCAGCGCTCGGGCTTGCTGATTGCGTCAACGTGCGCAAACTGACCGTTTTTGTCGAGTGCGATCCCAGTGATGGCATCTTCAGCGGCTTCCGTCGTCACGATGGATATTACGAAGGTTTCAGCACCAGCCTTCTCAGCAGCGTTTTGGATGAGATGCCATTTATCGACTGCTTGACTTTTGACGCCTGGTCAAGCGTCAAGAAATCGGGCGCCATGATGCGTGCTCTGCTGGAACTTGCATATGCACGGGGCTTGTCAGTTCGCTGGGGTCCTGAAAGGGGTTGGGCCGACTTTGAAGACGAGGTGGAGGCTGTACCCGAAGGCCATGTTGCTAATAATGCTATGTTGAGCCAGGCTCCGCTTGGGATTGGGGTTGCGGTTGTGGCTTGa
- a CDS encoding hypothetical protein (EggNog:ENOG503NU7Z; COG:E) encodes MAASSIRNSLKSHYPWAAFPLIISAPMRVMSGPALAFAVSEAGGLGFIGPGIKPESILTDLTEAASLCSQRASDAARLNVQDEGVLPVGIGFQLWNGDLGSAKEAAEKFIPAAIWLFAPKDGQKDVDDWTEGLRGVTKGRSQIWLQVGTVGEAVEAAESKRGRPDVLVVQGQEAGGHGRTSDGASLGTLVPEIKDTLEERGAGDIPLFAAGGIADGRGVAAALCLGASGVVMGTRFLCSNEARIKKGYQDAVLEAKDGGKNTVRTHLYNHLRGTFGWPEEKWAPRTIVNRSWEEHTQGGISFDQLKEKHDQSVKEDGDKAWGRQTGRTATYAGSGVGLVRSVDPAGEIVEKTREEAKKILRSLQSGLQV; translated from the coding sequence ATGGCCGCCTCATCCATCCGCAACTCACTCAAGAGCCACTACCCCTGGGCCGCCTTCCCATTGATCATCTCAGCCCCCATGCGTGTCATGTCGGGCCCTGCTCTCGCTTTCGCCGTCTCTGAGGCTGGAGGTTTGGGGTTCATCGGCCCAGGTATCAAGCCCGAGTCCATCCTGACTGATCTGACCGAAGCCGCCTCTCTATGTTCACAGCGGGCTTCTGACGCTGCACGGCTCAACGTCCAAGACGAGGGGGTTCTACCTGTTGGGATTGGGTTCCAGCTGTGGAATGGTGATCTCGGTTCGGcgaaggaggcggcggaaAAGTTTATCCCGGCGGCGATTTGGCTTTTTGCGCCAAAGGATGGGCAAAAGGATGTTGACGACTGGACTGAGGGGTTGAGAGGGGTGACCAAGGGGAGGAGTCAGATTTGGTTGCAGGTTGGGACTGTGGGTGAGGCGGTTGAGGCGGCAGAGTCGAAACGGGGGAGGCCAGATGTGCTGGTTGTCCAGGGACAGGAAGCAGGTGGGCATGGGAGGACGAGTGATGGGGCTAGTTTGGGGACGTTGGTGCCTGAAATCAAAGATACACTGGAGGAAAGGGGTGCAGGTGACATTCCACTGTTTGCGGCGGGAGGGATTGCTGATGGGAGGGGTGTGGCTGCGGCTCTGTGCCTGGGGGCATCTGGGGTGGTCATGGGGACAAGGTTTCTGTGTTCAAACGAGGCGAGAATCAAAAAGGGTTACCAGGACGCTGTGCTTGAGGCTAAAGACGGCGGAAAGAATACAGTTAGGACTCATCTGTATAATCACCTGAGGGGGACGTTTGGGTGGCCGGAAGAGAAGTGGGCGCCGAGGACAATAGTCAACAGAAGCTGGGAGGAACACACTCAGGGTGGCATTTCTTTTGATCAGCTGAAGGAGAAACACGACCAGAGTGTGAAAGAAGACGGCGATAAAGCCTGGGGAAGACAGACTGGCAGGACGGCAACATATGCTGGTAGTGGCGTTGGTTTGGTCAGAAGTGTTGACCCGGCAGGCGAAATTGTCGAGAAGACAAGGGAAGAGGCAAAGAAAATTTTGAGGAGCCTGCAGAGTGGGCTGCAAGTTTAG
- a CDS encoding hypothetical protein (COG:S; EggNog:ENOG503PCN0), whose amino-acid sequence MADVVLTTQEDGTKPDQFATPVALTPAELAALPHDDAGPKLVACVWTLTCVAGAFLALRLYCRMLKRQSLWWDDYFLIGAILCITAESSLMTYMTTMGYGKHIWDFPMENMIHLLLPMNISGTLSVTAAVWSKTSFGITLLHLTDGWIKKVTWFCIISMNIAMGLSALFPWVSCTPIQKVWDMFVEGTCWAPHILVRYNIFSGSYSAFMDLTLAMLPWKFLWGLQMRNSEKIGVGIAMSMGIFAGITAIIKTSMVNVMLSEDFADAIDLWIWGNAEVSASIIAASIPMLRVLVRDAKTSRQYHSGYVKETGASGNRSRMITISSRPAPTGSDLELHRLGDDDQSDRGILVQNGEKMNPGKNGIAQVTEFTVQYEDEKTAQKV is encoded by the exons ATGGCCGACGTAGTCCTCACTACGCAAGAGGACGGCACCAAACCGGACCAGTTCGCCACCCCAGTCGCGCTCACTCCCGCCGAGCTCGCCGCCCTTCCTCACGACGATGCCGGTCCAAAACTCGTGGCCTGCGTCTGGACCCTTACTTGTGTCGCTGGCGCCTTTTTGGCTCTGAGACTCTACTGCCGGATGCTCAAGAGGCAGAGTTTGTGGTGGGATGATTACTTTCTCATTGGAGCTATC TTGTGCATCACCGCCGAATCTTCCTTGATGACCTACATGACCACAATGGGATACGGCAAACACATTTGGGATTTCCCCATGGAGAACATGATTCACCTTTTGCTTCCCATGAACATTTCGGGCACCCTCTCCGTCACAGCTGCCGTGTGGTCCAAGACATCCTTCGGCATCACCTTGCTTCACCTCACCGACGGCTGGATCAAAAAGGTCACCTGGTtctgcatcatcagcatgaaCATCGCCATGGGCCTGTCCGCCTTGTTTCCCTGGGTCTCTTGCACGCCTATCCAAAAAGTCTGGGACATGTTCGTCGAGGGCACGTGCTGGGCGCCGCACATCTTGGTTCGCTACAACATCTTTTCGGGTTCGTATTCGGCCTTTATGGACTTGACACTTGCCATGCTCCCGTGGAAGTTTCTCTGGGGCCTCCAGATGAGAAACAGCGAGAAGATCGGTGTGGGTATCGCCATGAGCATGGGTATTTTTGCTGGAATCAcggccatcatcaagaccaGCATGGTCAATGTCATGTTGTCTGAGGATTTTG CCGATGCCATTGACCTTTGGATTTGGGGCAACGCCGAGGTTTCCGCTTCGATCATCGCCGCCTCTATCCCCATGCTTCGTGTTCTCGTTCGTGACGCCAAAACCTCGAGACAATACCACAGCGGCTACGTCAAGGAAACCGGTGCCAGTGGCAACCGCAGCAGAATGatcaccatctccagccGGCCCGCCCCCACCGGCAGCGATCTCGAGCTTCACCGACTGGGTGACGACGACCAGAGCGACCGAGGAATCCTGGTGCAAAACGGGGAGAAGATGAACCCAGGCAAGAACGGCATTGCCCAGGTCACTGAATTCACTGTTCAGTATGAGGATGAAAAGACGGCCCAGAAGGTTTAG
- a CDS encoding hypothetical protein (EggNog:ENOG503NWV0; COG:S; CAZy:CE15) yields the protein MRYSILFTAATAAVLSAAAPASSENDQEISPRQVQCAPLPFPFPTWQQLPLQSSLPDPFLPLKYTTTDNAAGSSTFARDVMTGNAPNRIKSRAEWYQCRQPEILQLLQEYQFGYYPDPTQEKVEATRSGTTLQITVTGPQNKRGSFRATIQLPSGASSSRPAPVVINIGGMQNQPYLQAGIAVAQFDYTTVAPDSNSKTGAFWSIYNGRDIGVLTAWAWGFHRTLDAIQLTVPEIDPYRVGVTGCSRLGKAALVAGLFDKRITVTMPMSSGVQGLGPYRYFTLSGQGENLENSKQGAGWWSNSKLGSFMNHHENLPFDAHTIAAAIAPRALIIDQGTGDQFVNSKGTATVIFPAAKVVYDWLGAGDKIGINVRSGGHCDMSGFNGILPFVQKIFFNTTTTRNFHSLGTYNIPLATSYPWATAVPQA from the exons ATGCGTTACTCCATTCTCTTCACTGCGGCGACAGCAGCCGTTTTATCGGCTGCGGCACCAGCATCGAGTGAGAATGACCAAGAGATCTCCCCCCGTCAAGTCCAATGCGCACCCTTGCCTTTTCCCTTCCCGACCTGGCAACAACTCCCACTCCAGTCCTCGCTCCCTGACCCCTttttaccgttaaagtacaccaccaccgacaacgCCGCCGGTTCCTCGACCTTTGCCCGCGATGTCATGACCGGCAACGCCCCCAACCGCATCAAATCCCGTGCTGAGTGGTACCAGTGCCGCCAACCCGAgatcctccagctcctccaagaaTACCAATTCGGGTACTACCCCGACCCAACCCAGGAAAAGGTCGAAGCCACCCGGTCAGGCACGACCCTGCAAATCACCGTCACGGGTCCCCAAAACAAACGCGGCTCCTTCAGGGCCACCATCCAGCTGCCCTCCGGAGCGAGCAGCTCCCGTCCGGCGCCCGTCGTGATCAACATAGGCGGCATGCAAAACCAGCCCTACCTCCAAGCCGGCATCGCCGTCGCCCAGTTCGACTACACCACCGTGGCCCCCGACAGCAACTCCAAGACGGGAGCCTTTTGGAGCATCTACAACGGCCGCGACATTGGCGTCCTGACCGCCTGGGCCTGGGGCTTCCACCGCACCCTCGACGCGATCCAGCTCACCGTCCCAGAAATCGACCCCTACCGCGTCGGTGTGACTGGCTGCTCCCGTCTGGGGAAAGCCGCCCTGGTCGCGGGGCTGTTTGACAAGCGCATCACCGTCACCATGCCCATGTCTTCTGGCGTTCAGGGGCTGGGACCGTACCGGTACTTTACGCTGTCCGGGCAGGGGGAGAACCTCGAGAACAGCAAGCAGGGTGCCGGGTGGTGGTCGAATTCCAAGCTGGGGAGTTTTATGAACCACCACGAGAACCTGCCCTTTGACGCGCACACCATTGCCGCTGCCATCGCTCCGCGGGCGTTGATTATCGACCAGGGAACGGGCGACCAGTTTGTGAACAGCAAAGGGACGGCAACCGTCATTTTCCCAGCGGCCAAGGTGGTGTATGACTGGCTTGGGGCGGGGGACAAGATTGGAATCAATGTCAGGAGCGGAGGACATTGTGATATGAGCGGATT TAACGGGATCCTGCCCTTTGTGCAAAAGATCtttttcaacaccaccaccaccagaaacTTTCACAGCCTGGGCACCTACAACATACCTCTGGCCACATCGTACCCTTGGGCAACTGCCGTTCCGCAGGCGTAG
- a CDS encoding hypothetical protein (COG:S; EggNog:ENOG503NXS7): MADEEKRALETTTASGTIRPFSEGQPPIEGPNELKTELTVGNSEKDHGSDGAEEEEEDLWKPLKMEADIPYEENPLTIRAVVVGCILGSLVAASNLYLGLKTGFTFSANMFGAIFGYGILKFMEKSGGQIPIIGGLFGPQENSIVQAVATGAGGTGGIFVAAIPAMYRLGVMPEGHSPMDDIGAIFTITLVCSFVGLFYVTPLRKFFIVQVARELKLMFPTPTAVALTIRSMHAGAAGSLDAMKKLKCLMICFVGALIHRVVSYYAIGILYDWHFFTWIHIWSGYTSWALNIESWGWYFEWTPAFIGSGILIGLNPAISMFAGAVIAWGLIGPLLVHYGECIGIQLSEDPQWDSYYSFASLRNLGTVTPSPRYWLLWPGVMVMVCSSMAELFVQYKVIWSGVSTIWNQGCGGINGMLVKRGKSSNFFAKHGAPKVRSESMVEDPFPPEQQVKNWMWLVGLLVTVVISMIIFHFQWEMNPGLTLLAILLAFLFSFLAIQIGAVTDTTPLTAAAKASQLVFGAATSGGGFSIKHAQKLNLVAGGIASGGADVAAALVGDFRTGFLIGTSPIKQWVGQCIGSFVSVWLAPGLFVLFTSAYPCIWKGEAEGENCAFDVPSVSAWAAVAEAVTDPNVKIPFSSGMFAIAMGILSVAQVVFRHFYLVGEREKYRKWLPNWGAIALSWVIPAPVFANAALLGAIIAALWRKYNMRTWDIYGYAVAAGFIAGEGLGGVVGAVLTLAGVDGAVKGTQIACPLNSC; this comes from the exons ATGGCtgacgaggagaagagggcgcTCGAGACCACCACGGCCTCGGGCACCATTCGCCCATTCTCTGAAGGCCAACCACCCATCGAAGGTCCCAATGAGCTCAAAACGGAACTGACGGTTGGGAATTCAGAAAAGGACCATGGATCCGAcggtgccgaggaggaggaggaggatttgtGGAAGCCGCTGAAGATGGAAGCCGATATTCCCTATGAGGAGAATCCGCTTACCATCAGagccgttgttgttggttgcaTTCTGGGCTCTCTCGTCGCTGCTTCCAACTTGTACCTTG GTCTCAAAACTGGCTTCACCTTCAGCGCCAACATGTTTGGTGCCATTTTCGGTTATGGTATCCTCAAGTTTATGGAAAAGTCTGGTGGGCAGATTCCCATCATCGGCGGTTTGTTCGGTCCGCAGGAAAACTCCATCGTCCAGGCTGTCGCGACGGGTGCGGGTGGTACCGGCGGCATCTTCGTCGCCGCCATCCCCGCCATGTACCGTCTCGGTGTGATGCCCGAGGGCCACTCGCCCATGGATGACATTGGTGCCATCTTCACTATCACCCTGGTTTGCTCCTTTGTGGGACTGTTCTACGTAACGCCTCTCCGCAAGTTCTTCATTGTCCAGGTCGCCCGTGAGCTGAAGCTCATGTTCCCCACGCCGACCGCCGTCGCTCTTACCATCCGTTCCATGCACGCCGGCGCTGCCGGTAGCCTTGACGCCATGAAGAAGCTTAAGTGCCTCATGATCTGCTTCGTGGGAGCTCTGATTCACCGTGTCGTCTCGTACTACGCCATCGGCATCCTGTACGACTGGCACTTCTTCACGTGGATTCACATCTGGAGCGGCTACACCAGCTGGGCGCTCAATATTGAATCCTGGGGCTGGTATTTTGAATGGACCCCGGCCTTTATCGGTTCCGGCATCTTGATCGGTCTCAACCCCGCCATTTCCATGTTTGCCGGTGCCGTCATTGCCTGGGGTCTTATTGGTCCCCTGCTCGTGCACTACGGCGAATGCATCGGCATCCAGTTGTCTGAGGATCCCCAGTGGGACTCTTACTACAGTTTTGCCTCCCTCAGGAACCTCGGCACGGTTACGCCCTCTCCTCGATACTGGCTTCTCTGGCCCGGTGTCATGGTCATGGTGTGCTCGTCCATGGCCGAGCTCTTTGTCCAGTACAAGGTCATTTGGAGCGGCGTCAGCACCATCTGGAACCAGGGCTGCGGTGGCATCAACGGAATGTTGGTCAAGCGTGGCAAGTCCAGCAACTTCTTCGCCAAGCACGGCGCACCCAAGGTCAGGAGCGAGAGCATGGTTGAGGATCCTTTCCCACCAGAGCAACAGGTCAAGAACTGGATGTGGCTCGTTGGCCTTCTCGTGACGGTCGTCATCTCCATGATCATCTTCCACTTCCAGTGGGAGATGAACCCCGGTCTTACCCTGTTGGCCATCCTGCttgccttcctcttctcgtTCCTCGCCATCCAGATCGGCGCTGTTACCGACACGACCCCCCTGACGGCCGCCGCCAAGGCCTCGCAGCTCGTCTTTGGTGCCGCCACCTCGGGAGGTGGTTTCAGCATCAAGCATGCCCAGAAGCTCAACTTGGTGGCCGGTGGTATTGCTTCTGGCGGTGCTGATGTGGCTGCCGCCCTTGTCGGTGATTTCAGAACCGGTTTCTTGATCGGCACATCGCCCATCAAGCAGTGGGTTGGACAATGCATTGGCAGTTTCGTCTCGGTGTGGCTCGCACCAGGTCTGTTTGTCCTCTTCACGTCGGCCTACCCCTGCATCTGGAAAGGTGAGGCCGAGGGTGAGAACTGCGCTTTCGACGTCCCCTCCGTGTCCGCCTGGGCTGCCGTGGCCGAGGCTGTCACGGACCCCAACGTCAAGATTCCCTTTAGCAGCGGCATGTTTGCCATTGCCATGGGTATCTTGTCTGTTGCGCAGGTCGTCTTCCGTCATTTTTACCTGGTGGGCGAGCGTGAAAAGTACCGCAAGTGGCTGCCCAACTGGGGTGCCATCGCCCTCTCCTGGGTCATCCCCGCCCCGGTGTTTGCCAACGCTGCGTTACTGGGTGCCATCATCGCCGCGCTGTGGAGAAAGTACAACATGCGCACATGGGACATTTACGGCTATGCTGTGGCAGCTG GTTTCATTGCCGGCGAGggtcttggtggtgttgtgggcGCTGTCCTTACGCTGGCCGGCGTCGACGGAGCAGTCAAGGGCACACAGATTGCCTGCCCACTCAACTCTTGCTGA